The Mucilaginibacter mallensis genome has a segment encoding these proteins:
- a CDS encoding carboxypeptidase regulatory-like domain-containing protein, which yields MTILLSTGFALPVFSQQIKQKMEYNNNIIKGIIIDTSTNIKLKDASVIILNSRDSIIRKFTRSQPDGSFFMNGFQDGSYLLYVSYPGYADYSEKFNLGSNNTTKDFNIIEMVLKTNLLKEIIIKGTVSAIRIKGDTTEYNAKAYKLDPNAKVEDLLKRLPGIQVDKDGKISAQGETINKVLVDGEEFFGDDPTLVTRNLRADMVDKVQLFDKKSDQATLTGMNDWIYR from the coding sequence ATGACAATTTTATTGTCAACAGGATTTGCTTTGCCTGTTTTTTCCCAACAGATAAAGCAAAAAATGGAGTATAACAACAACATTATCAAGGGAATAATCATTGATACAAGTACAAACATAAAGCTTAAAGATGCTTCAGTGATTATATTAAACAGCAGGGATTCTATTATCAGGAAGTTTACAAGAAGCCAACCGGATGGCAGCTTCTTTATGAATGGATTTCAGGATGGAAGTTACCTGCTTTATGTTTCTTATCCCGGTTATGCGGACTATTCTGAGAAGTTCAATTTGGGCTCCAATAACACTACCAAAGATTTTAATATAATCGAGATGGTCTTAAAAACTAACTTATTGAAAGAGATAATCATAAAGGGGACTGTATCTGCTATCCGGATAAAGGGAGATACTACAGAATATAATGCGAAGGCCTATAAACTAGACCCAAATGCCAAAGTGGAAGATTTATTAAAACGACTACCCGGCATTCAGGTCGACAAGGATGGAAAGATTTCTGCCCAGGGGGAAACAATCAATAAGGTGCTGGTCGACGGCGAAGAATTCTTTGGCGATGATCCTACATTGGTGACGAGGAACCTTCGTGCAGACATGGTTGATAAGGTGCAACTATTTGATAAGAAAAGCGACCAGGCAACCTTAACAGGTATGAATGATTGGATATACCGCTGA
- a CDS encoding TetR/AcrR family transcriptional regulator produces the protein MINTEVSKKEKVIATAIKLIVANGFNKVSTAGISNISGVATGTMFHHFSSKDDIIITAYKTVKRSFIAQTANHQNENNVKEDLQSMWIDLIEWSLIHQDEFRYMQQFLNSPYYSKEVMSQDDTWTSLLAWWKAAIKTGQIKDIPVEFLIKMFSSVLYSTIDFLITYPEKKEEYLKCSFSMCWDMVGVDQ, from the coding sequence ATGATAAATACGGAAGTATCCAAAAAAGAAAAGGTAATAGCCACCGCTATTAAGCTTATTGTGGCTAACGGTTTTAACAAGGTTTCGACGGCTGGCATATCAAATATTTCCGGAGTCGCTACAGGAACGATGTTTCATCATTTTAGTAGTAAGGACGATATCATTATTACAGCCTATAAAACGGTCAAACGTAGTTTTATTGCGCAAACAGCAAATCATCAAAATGAAAATAATGTAAAGGAAGACTTGCAGTCCATGTGGATTGATCTAATTGAATGGTCATTAATTCATCAGGATGAATTTAGGTACATGCAGCAGTTTTTGAATTCTCCGTATTATAGCAAAGAGGTCATGTCGCAGGATGATACCTGGACTTCCTTATTAGCTTGGTGGAAAGCTGCCATTAAGACCGGGCAAATAAAAGATATTCCTGTTGAATTTCTCATTAAGATGTTCAGCAGCGTCCTATACAGCACCATAGACTTTTTGATTACTTACCCCGAAAAAAAAGAAGAATATTTAAAGTGTTCTTTTTCAATGTGCTGGGATATGGTCGGTGTAGATCAATAA
- a CDS encoding LytR/AlgR family response regulator transcription factor — MNKLRAIAIDDEPFALEVVKNLLEEVPFVELVESFTKAIDTFTFIQENAIDIVFLDIKMPGLSGIEFIRSLSNPPMVIFTTAYSEHAVQSFELDAIDYLLKPFSFSRLLKACNKAMALHQLKANSGQPVIESLPAIFIKSGYEQVKIDLSNLLYVESVGNYIRFHLTAQTIVSRLTMSEAEDLLPVKVFLRVHRSFIVAKTKITKIDKRSVWLTDLEVPIGVSYTTEIENLLKNLPK, encoded by the coding sequence ATGAATAAGCTGCGAGCAATAGCCATAGACGATGAACCCTTCGCATTAGAGGTCGTCAAAAACTTACTGGAAGAGGTCCCTTTTGTGGAATTAGTGGAATCTTTCACTAAAGCGATTGACACCTTTACATTCATTCAGGAAAATGCCATCGATATTGTCTTTTTAGATATTAAGATGCCCGGCCTCTCCGGTATTGAATTTATAAGATCACTTTCGAATCCGCCAATGGTAATATTTACTACTGCTTATAGCGAACACGCGGTGCAGAGCTTTGAATTGGATGCTATTGATTATCTGCTGAAACCCTTCTCTTTTTCACGCCTGTTAAAAGCGTGCAACAAAGCTATGGCACTGCACCAGTTGAAAGCCAACTCCGGTCAGCCGGTTATTGAATCGTTACCGGCAATTTTTATAAAGAGCGGCTATGAACAAGTAAAAATAGACCTCAGCAATTTGCTGTATGTAGAAAGCGTCGGCAACTATATCCGGTTCCACCTAACGGCTCAAACTATTGTTTCCCGCCTCACGATGTCTGAAGCAGAAGATCTGCTGCCGGTAAAAGTATTCCTTCGGGTTCACCGATCATTCATTGTAGCTAAAACAAAAATAACTAAGATTGATAAACGAAGCGTCTGGCTAACAGATCTGGAAGTTCCTATTGGCGTATCTTATACAACCGAAATTGAAAATCTGCTAAAAAATTTACCTAAATAA
- a CDS encoding DUF4249 family protein, translating to MKIQTLLIALFLFTLFCTSCQKVITPPLSNGAAQLVIEGTVSDTSGPYHVNISKTISFYADNTYPNVSGASVTITDETAGVNDLLSETSAGIYTTHTIIGTPGHTYQLQVVVNGQTYNSVSTMPLPVSLDSISFDYTAVKNMIQPTVHYRDPAAFVNYYKYNIWVNGVKLRRFQTDEDRLMNGRYISEDLSTDTGAIRKNNLVLVSLVGVDKGAYNFLMEAANIAFYNDQLSSPATPASNIFGGCMGYFSAQTVSSKSSIVK from the coding sequence ATGAAAATTCAAACACTGCTTATAGCATTATTTCTTTTTACTCTTTTTTGCACCTCCTGCCAAAAAGTAATTACACCACCCTTATCCAATGGTGCTGCTCAACTGGTCATTGAAGGCACGGTAAGTGATACTAGCGGGCCTTACCATGTTAACATTTCGAAGACTATCAGCTTTTATGCCGACAATACCTACCCAAATGTTTCAGGAGCGTCGGTAACTATTACTGATGAAACGGCAGGTGTCAATGACCTTTTATCGGAAACCTCTGCGGGAATCTATACCACACATACCATTATAGGTACGCCTGGTCATACTTATCAGCTCCAGGTGGTAGTTAATGGCCAAACCTATAACTCAGTTTCTACGATGCCGCTCCCGGTATCGCTTGACTCTATTTCCTTTGATTATACGGCTGTTAAAAACATGATTCAACCAACGGTCCATTATCGGGACCCGGCTGCCTTTGTCAATTATTACAAATACAACATTTGGGTAAACGGCGTAAAACTAAGGCGTTTTCAAACAGATGAGGACCGTTTAATGAACGGGAGATATATCAGTGAGGATTTGTCTACGGATACAGGCGCGATCCGAAAAAACAATTTGGTATTGGTAAGTCTTGTCGGGGTCGATAAAGGTGCCTATAATTTCTTAATGGAAGCTGCAAACATTGCATTTTATAACGACCAGTTGTCAAGTCCGGCTACACCTGCCTCTAACATCTTCGGCGGGTGCATGGGCTATTTCAGTGCACAAACAGTAAGCAGCAAGTCAAGCATTGTCAAATAA
- a CDS encoding sensor histidine kinase, protein MKVKIRKYEQLLVALLALIAIINYILQRLNLAPIYVTGFEQYNSIHHNLHFNYFVNMLLPRTGVVFLFMAVYFWVNLFTIPQLRTSYRSFFIYPWVLLQLLLLSYLLAIGVNIATYYAHPAWNNYGEFSLFASFGYNETPLTNLWAGFDNALIFLFVYGTYAGIREYIVYRLESSGLKSNYRMLIANQIAASLYIFLLLPNLISAFHIVKDTGIYQAYFVFVPSVIFVYFSNTYWLFPRFANTPGISFQLIWRLAISTLLYSLPFALFVNKAGVMPNMWRINCIIQFIVITPVTWILYQQRKDKIRELRGAEIALSKSTADLQFLRSQINPHFLFNVLNTIYATALVDGSKRTANAIQMLGDMMRFMLDDNHLDFIPLDNELNYLRNYIALQKLRIQDSDQIKISEYITVEDCSHEIIPMLLIPFVENAFKHGINLNERSWIKINLTCSHDNIRLEVRNSLHVKETNDPEKKSTGIGLLNVKERLMLFYKGRHELSYGATENEFIVELMIRPKTHKL, encoded by the coding sequence ATGAAAGTCAAGATAAGAAAATACGAACAATTGCTCGTCGCCCTGTTGGCCTTAATAGCAATCATTAATTATATTTTGCAGCGCTTAAATCTGGCACCGATTTATGTTACCGGGTTTGAACAGTATAACAGTATCCACCACAACCTTCATTTTAATTATTTTGTTAATATGTTATTGCCACGTACTGGCGTAGTGTTTTTATTTATGGCTGTTTATTTCTGGGTCAATCTTTTTACTATCCCGCAATTGCGAACAAGCTATAGGTCATTCTTTATTTATCCCTGGGTTTTACTTCAATTACTGCTACTAAGCTACCTGCTTGCCATTGGTGTAAACATTGCAACCTATTACGCACATCCGGCATGGAATAACTATGGAGAATTTTCTTTATTTGCTTCATTTGGATATAATGAAACCCCCTTAACTAATTTATGGGCAGGTTTTGATAATGCGCTGATCTTTTTATTCGTTTATGGAACTTACGCTGGTATCCGCGAATATATTGTATATCGCCTCGAAAGCTCCGGTCTAAAAAGTAATTATAGGATGCTGATCGCCAATCAAATAGCTGCTTCTTTATATATTTTTTTGCTGCTGCCTAACCTGATATCGGCTTTCCATATTGTTAAGGATACTGGCATCTATCAGGCTTATTTTGTTTTTGTACCGTCAGTTATATTTGTCTATTTCAGTAATACCTATTGGCTTTTTCCCCGCTTTGCAAATACGCCTGGCATTTCTTTTCAACTGATTTGGCGGCTTGCAATTTCTACCTTGCTTTATTCACTTCCTTTTGCATTGTTTGTAAACAAAGCAGGCGTAATGCCAAACATGTGGCGGATTAACTGCATCATTCAATTTATTGTTATTACGCCGGTTACCTGGATACTTTACCAGCAGCGAAAGGATAAAATAAGGGAATTAAGAGGTGCCGAAATTGCATTATCCAAATCGACCGCTGATTTACAGTTTTTGCGTTCGCAAATTAATCCTCACTTTTTGTTTAATGTCCTTAACACAATATATGCCACAGCCCTGGTAGACGGTTCCAAAAGAACGGCTAACGCGATACAAATGCTTGGCGATATGATGCGATTTATGCTGGACGACAACCACCTCGATTTTATCCCTTTGGATAACGAATTGAATTATCTTAGAAATTACATCGCCCTGCAAAAATTGCGCATCCAGGATTCTGACCAGATTAAAATAAGTGAATATATAACCGTTGAGGATTGCAGCCATGAAATTATTCCGATGCTGCTGATTCCTTTCGTTGAGAACGCTTTTAAGCATGGGATAAACCTGAATGAGAGATCCTGGATCAAAATAAATCTGACTTGCAGCCATGACAATATCCGCCTGGAAGTAAGGAACAGTTTACACGTAAAAGAAACAAATGATCCTGAAAAGAAGTCTACCGGCATCGGTTTGTTAAATGTCAAAGAACGACTCATGCTGTTTTACAAAGGACGGCACGAGCTTAGCTATGGCGCAACAGAGAATGAATTTATTGTTGAACTGATGATTAGACCAAAAACCCATAAGTTATGA
- a CDS encoding SMR family transporter, whose product MKWIILITGIIFEVLGTICMKYAEGFTKLVPSILVFVF is encoded by the coding sequence ATGAAGTGGATAATTTTAATAACCGGTATAATCTTCGAGGTACTCGGTACTATTTGCATGAAGTATGCTGAAGGCTTTACCAAGCTTGTACCGTCAATTCTGGTTTTTGTTTTCTAA
- a CDS encoding aldo/keto reductase, producing the protein MKYKMLGDTGLLVSQFCLGTMTFGDHPVYKELGGLDQVQANTLVKQAVDAGINFIDTANVYSAGRSEEITGQAIKDLGFQRDSLVIATKARSAMGQGPNDKGLSRKHLMQQVDASLKRLGTDYIDLYQMHSYDALTPIEETLRVMDDLVRSGKVRYIGASNVPAWLLSQALTYSKYNHVEKFISLQAYYTIAGRDLERELVPLLQAQKVGLMVWSPLAGGLLSGKYSRSGEADAGRRNTVNFPPVNRDRAFDILDVLHPMAELKGVTVAQLSLAWLLHQPVVTSIIVGAKKPEQLSDNLNAAGVKFSEDELKQLDEISKLPAEYPGWILEYTKADRTLS; encoded by the coding sequence ATGAAGTATAAAATGTTAGGGGATACCGGATTATTAGTATCTCAATTTTGTCTCGGAACGATGACATTTGGAGATCACCCCGTTTATAAAGAACTCGGAGGGCTGGATCAGGTACAAGCTAACACTTTGGTAAAACAAGCTGTCGATGCGGGTATTAATTTTATTGATACAGCAAACGTTTATTCCGCCGGGCGCTCAGAGGAAATCACCGGACAAGCGATCAAAGACTTAGGCTTTCAGCGGGACTCTTTAGTAATTGCTACTAAAGCGAGGTCAGCTATGGGGCAAGGCCCCAATGACAAAGGTTTGTCACGCAAGCATCTGATGCAGCAGGTAGATGCCAGCCTAAAACGTTTGGGTACAGATTATATTGACCTTTACCAGATGCATTCATACGATGCACTTACACCCATTGAAGAAACATTACGCGTAATGGACGATTTGGTGAGGAGCGGAAAAGTGCGTTACATCGGTGCAAGCAATGTACCTGCATGGCTTTTGTCGCAAGCTTTGACTTACTCCAAGTATAACCACGTTGAAAAATTCATTTCATTGCAAGCGTATTATACCATTGCAGGACGGGATCTGGAACGTGAACTTGTGCCATTATTGCAAGCTCAGAAAGTCGGCTTAATGGTTTGGAGCCCGCTTGCAGGTGGATTGTTAAGCGGTAAATATTCCCGTTCAGGAGAGGCGGATGCCGGTAGAAGAAATACGGTTAATTTTCCTCCGGTAAACCGCGACCGTGCTTTCGATATACTGGATGTGCTACATCCGATGGCAGAATTGAAGGGTGTTACTGTAGCTCAGCTTTCTTTAGCTTGGTTGTTACACCAGCCTGTGGTGACCAGTATCATTGTAGGTGCGAAAAAGCCGGAACAGTTAAGCGATAATTTAAATGCAGCAGGTGTGAAATTCAGTGAAGACGAATTAAAACAATTGGATGAGATCAGCAAGCTGCCTGCCGAATATCCAGGTTGGATACTGGAATATACCAAGGCAGATCGAACTTTGTCTTAA
- a CDS encoding RteC domain-containing protein, whose translation MMTDYGKARLVQLEEDIELFNEMGATAVKKLTGILNAVRVAMADLKDKVDNSSFKDIDEEIQFFKYVKPQFYAHHIYALELFKIDTDKPLGDQQVLRNYYEQELKFIRKFLNKHLFLYQYYLLDGSELDSSYFVRGKNQVNLLLSDGPDLDPLFSTACDYLFARFIAIEKLQEYLIQCLYHSNGMEPVAKFSKKKGPFKWTGDKSNLIELAYGIYDTVQINDGHVTIAEIIEWLEESLEVSLSRYYRRFTEIKMRKSISKTKYLDDLRDALAKHIAEGDAYKPLPLKSLSKPK comes from the coding sequence ATGATGACAGATTATGGAAAAGCACGGTTAGTGCAACTTGAAGAAGACATTGAATTATTTAATGAGATGGGCGCTACGGCAGTTAAAAAATTGACTGGTATTTTAAATGCTGTAAGGGTCGCTATGGCAGACCTCAAAGACAAGGTAGATAACTCTTCATTTAAGGATATTGATGAGGAAATACAGTTTTTTAAATATGTCAAACCACAGTTTTATGCACATCATATTTATGCTTTGGAATTATTTAAAATTGATACCGATAAACCCCTTGGCGATCAGCAAGTCCTGAGAAACTATTATGAACAGGAATTAAAGTTTATCAGGAAATTTTTGAATAAACACTTGTTTCTCTACCAGTATTATCTACTAGACGGGTCGGAACTGGATAGTTCATATTTTGTAAGGGGAAAGAACCAGGTTAACTTGCTCTTATCCGATGGCCCGGATTTAGATCCCCTATTTTCTACTGCATGTGATTATTTATTTGCCAGGTTTATTGCCATCGAAAAACTACAGGAATACTTAATCCAATGTCTTTACCATTCCAATGGCATGGAACCTGTTGCTAAATTCTCAAAGAAAAAAGGGCCATTCAAATGGACAGGCGATAAGTCTAATTTGATTGAACTGGCCTATGGAATTTACGATACCGTACAAATTAACGATGGTCATGTTACTATCGCTGAAATCATAGAATGGCTTGAAGAATCACTGGAGGTTAGCCTGAGCCGGTATTACAGGAGATTTACTGAAATTAAAATGCGGAAGTCTATAAGTAAAACCAAATACCTTGACGATCTGAGGGACGCTCTTGCAAAGCATATAGCAGAGGGTGATGCCTATAAGCCTCTGCCTTTAAAATCCCTTTCTAAGCCTAAATAA
- a CDS encoding TonB-dependent receptor yields MSKSKPMIIFLLLLLPGMVWGQTKFTYTVSGTIKDKATGETLPAASVTFLELPGKGATTNSYGFYSITIPAGSYTMITSYTGYATDTLKVVMSKNIVVNSNLKSGYGQLQEVKIKSSNGRSNNILTTPAGVQRLNIKDLNNVPVLLGEKDVLKTIQLLPGIVSAGDGRSGFFVRGGGSDQNLILLDEATVYNPSHVLGFFSVFNSDAIKDISIYKGGMPANYGGRLSSVEDIQMNDGNNQKFGASGGLGLIASRLTLEGPLFDHKGSFIISARRSYADLFTRFASDTTTKHSKIYFYDVNLKANYQLDSNNRIFLSGYFGKDVMSFRNSYGLDYGNSTGTLRWNHIFSSKLFSNTSLIYSNYTYDVDFDSDLNNIKVSSAITDYHFKQDFNYYLNATNKLSFGLEYTFHVTKPGTAIATAPSSYNDVFLEKKYALESAVYLSDEWNATDNLKITYGIRLSDLMVLGPGNFYTYDKAGNKTDSTYYKSGQIVKSYIIPEPRFAASYQLNKNSSLKLSYDRNAQNIHLLNNSSYLSVTNVYLPSSNNIKPEISDQVAMGFYHTFHDNGFEFSTEIYYKKLQNQIDYVNGADLVANPDIEADLLYGSGRSYGWETYIKKKSGRFTGWLSYTFSKTELKIPGINNGQYYPATQDQTNHVSLVGMYQASKKWTFSADFVYNTGDAVTWPAGKFSVDGAPVYTYGARNSNRLPAYNRLDIGATLLAKKTAKYESSWNFSIYNVYGESNPYDIVFQTDPKNANKTQVLQTTLFKMIPSVTYNFKF; encoded by the coding sequence ATGTCAAAATCAAAACCTATGATCATCTTCCTGTTACTCCTGCTTCCGGGGATGGTATGGGGCCAAACCAAATTCACTTACACCGTTTCAGGTACCATCAAAGACAAAGCAACTGGTGAAACCTTGCCTGCCGCCAGTGTCACCTTTCTGGAATTGCCCGGCAAGGGTGCAACCACCAATTCCTATGGTTTTTACTCTATCACCATTCCTGCGGGTTCCTACACTATGATAACAAGTTATACCGGCTATGCAACAGATACACTCAAAGTTGTAATGAGCAAGAACATTGTAGTCAACTCCAATTTAAAATCGGGCTATGGTCAGTTGCAGGAAGTTAAAATTAAAAGCAGTAATGGAAGAAGTAACAATATTTTAACCACCCCGGCTGGAGTTCAGCGATTAAATATCAAGGACTTAAATAATGTACCTGTTTTATTAGGGGAAAAGGACGTTTTAAAGACAATTCAGCTGCTACCCGGCATTGTTTCTGCCGGGGACGGAAGATCAGGTTTTTTTGTACGCGGCGGGGGATCAGACCAAAATCTAATCTTGTTAGATGAAGCGACTGTGTATAATCCATCGCATGTTTTAGGCTTTTTTTCTGTATTTAATTCAGATGCCATCAAAGATATTTCCATATATAAAGGTGGAATGCCAGCCAATTACGGCGGGCGGCTTTCCTCGGTCGAGGATATCCAAATGAATGACGGTAATAACCAGAAATTTGGAGCAAGTGGTGGTCTCGGATTAATCGCGTCCCGATTGACACTGGAAGGTCCTTTGTTTGATCACAAGGGCTCATTTATTATCAGTGCCAGGCGAAGTTATGCAGACTTGTTTACCAGGTTTGCTTCCGATACCACGACAAAGCACAGTAAGATATATTTTTATGATGTTAACCTGAAAGCCAATTATCAGCTGGATTCAAATAACCGCATCTTTTTATCCGGCTATTTTGGCAAAGATGTAATGAGTTTCAGGAACAGTTACGGACTTGATTACGGAAATTCTACCGGAACACTGCGATGGAACCATATCTTCAGCAGCAAACTATTCTCCAATACGTCACTGATTTATAGCAACTATACTTACGATGTTGATTTTGACAGTGATCTCAATAATATCAAAGTTTCATCGGCCATAACAGATTATCATTTCAAACAGGATTTTAACTATTACCTGAATGCCACCAACAAATTAAGCTTCGGGCTGGAATACACCTTTCACGTTACCAAACCCGGAACAGCGATAGCAACCGCTCCTTCCAGTTATAACGACGTTTTCCTGGAGAAAAAATACGCCTTAGAAAGCGCTGTTTACCTGTCCGATGAATGGAATGCAACCGATAATTTAAAAATCACCTATGGCATAAGATTGAGCGACCTAATGGTTTTGGGCCCAGGAAATTTTTATACCTATGACAAAGCAGGCAACAAAACGGACAGCACCTATTACAAAAGCGGTCAAATCGTTAAGAGCTATATAATCCCGGAACCGAGGTTTGCCGCAAGCTACCAACTCAACAAGAACAGTTCGCTGAAATTGTCTTATGACCGCAATGCGCAGAACATACACCTACTGAATAACTCGTCCTATTTATCAGTTACGAATGTTTACTTGCCAAGCAGCAATAATATCAAGCCGGAAATTTCCGACCAGGTCGCTATGGGCTTTTACCATACTTTCCACGATAACGGTTTTGAATTTTCAACGGAAATATATTACAAAAAGCTGCAGAATCAGATTGATTATGTAAATGGTGCTGATTTGGTAGCCAATCCCGATATTGAAGCTGACCTTCTTTACGGGTCAGGAAGGTCTTACGGCTGGGAAACCTATATCAAAAAGAAAAGCGGAAGATTTACCGGTTGGTTAAGCTATACTTTCTCCAAAACAGAACTTAAAATACCCGGTATCAATAATGGCCAGTATTATCCGGCTACCCAGGATCAGACTAATCACGTATCCCTGGTAGGTATGTACCAAGCCAGCAAGAAATGGACTTTTTCAGCAGACTTTGTCTACAATACGGGCGACGCGGTCACCTGGCCGGCAGGAAAATTTTCGGTTGACGGTGCACCTGTATATACTTATGGCGCAAGGAACAGTAATCGCCTTCCAGCTTATAACAGGCTCGACATTGGAGCGACGCTGTTAGCAAAAAAGACTGCTAAATATGAAAGCAGCTGGAATTTCTCTATTTACAATGTTTACGGCGAATCAAATCCTTACGACATCGTTTTTCAAACCGATCCTAAAAATGCCAACAAAACACAGGTACTGCAAACTACCCTGTTCAAAATGATCCCATCTGTTACTTACAATTTTAAATTTTAA